The DNA region TCATCAACCATGACTAAAGGACGTAAAACAACCTATGATGAACGAATAGAAATAGTAAAATACTGTATAGAAAATCAAAATAATTATGCTGATACTGCACAACACTTCCAAGTATCATATCCACAGGTATATTCATGGGTTACTAAATATGAAAACCATGGAATAGAAGCTCTTCAAGACAAAAGAGGTAAGAGAAAATCAGAAGATGAAATGTCGGAAGTAGAGAAGCTTAGAGCTGAGAATAAATTATTACAAGCAGAAAATAGAAGAAAACAAATGGAGATTGATTTCCTAAAAAAATTGGAAGAGATAGAAAGGGGGCGTTAAGCCAAGTTAGACATGAGAATATATATCTTGCAATTAGTGATTTACATGATACTAAAAGATACCCAATAATAGAATTATGTAATTTTGCAGGAATACAAAGATCATCATACTACAAATGGCTTAATAGAAAAGAAAGCTCCAATGAGGAGTTTAATATAAAATTAATTTCTTTA from Proteiniborus ethanoligenes includes:
- a CDS encoding helix-turn-helix domain-containing protein — encoded protein: SSTMTKGRKTTYDERIEIVKYCIENQNNYADTAQHFQVSYPQVYSWVTKYENHGIEALQDKRGKRKSEDEMSEVEKLRAENKLLQAENRRKQMEIDFLKKLEEIERGR